One genomic region from Candidatus Eremiobacterota bacterium encodes:
- a CDS encoding SDR family oxidoreductase, protein MVAGASGGIGSATVRALLRAGWSLVLAALQDELLDALAREVAPYGERVVVVPTDITRRAEVDALVARALVRFRRIDVLVNVAGIGSSPSFAESTDEEIERVLAVNLLGAARTIHAVLPVMKAQRSGSIVNVGSVAGEAAVLGIYSASKFGLRGLNDSLRRELRSDGIGVTLIEPGFVRTPMNAAMNGLPGPEIVADAILAAIVRPRRKHIVPGNYRFPVLLFKAFPQLADRVFGDARIQRRLNRDARAAREEAEK, encoded by the coding sequence ATCGTCGCCGGCGCGTCGGGCGGGATCGGCTCCGCGACCGTGCGCGCGCTGCTGCGCGCGGGATGGAGCTTGGTGCTCGCCGCGCTGCAGGACGAGCTGCTCGACGCGCTCGCGCGCGAGGTCGCGCCGTACGGCGAGCGCGTGGTGGTCGTGCCGACCGACATCACCCGCCGCGCCGAGGTCGACGCGCTCGTCGCGCGCGCGCTGGTGCGCTTTCGCCGCATCGACGTGCTCGTCAACGTGGCCGGAATCGGCTCCTCGCCCTCCTTCGCCGAGAGCACCGACGAAGAGATCGAGCGCGTGCTGGCGGTGAACCTGCTGGGCGCCGCGCGCACGATCCACGCGGTCCTGCCGGTGATGAAAGCGCAGCGCAGCGGCTCGATCGTGAACGTCGGCTCGGTCGCCGGCGAAGCCGCGGTGCTGGGAATCTACTCGGCCTCGAAGTTCGGCCTGCGCGGGTTGAACGACTCGCTGCGGCGCGAGCTGCGCAGCGATGGAATCGGCGTCACGCTGATCGAGCCGGGCTTCGTGCGCACGCCGATGAACGCGGCGATGAACGGCCTCCCCGGGCCGGAGATCGTCGCCGACGCGATCCTGGCCGCGATCGTCCGCCCGCGCCGCAAGCACATCGTGCCCGGCAACTACCGGTTCCCGGTGCTCTTGTTCAAGGCCTTTCCGCAACTGGCCGACCGGGTGTTCGGCGACGCGCGGATTCAGCGCCGCTTGAACCGCGACGCGCGCGCGGCGCGCGAGGAGGCAGAAAAGTGA
- a CDS encoding FAD-binding oxidoreductase gives MGEVSGAEFPGATVKPGDPRYEALSTGFNQRWVGRPDAIQLCGDSEQVRAAVQRALDQNRRVTVRGGGHCYEGFVTDPPYGVIVDLSPMHEVYRDEAMGGAYCVEGGCTLWNVYTALYKEYGVTIPGGSCYSVGAGGHICGGGYGLLSRKHGLTVDHLVAVEVVCVDANRKASLVRARRDDEDGAKSELLWAHTGGGGGNFGIVTRYWFSPQLPRAPKTAYLSSVAWNWAGFTQAQFTRLLQNYGEFFAQHSAPGDRYEDLFALLHLSTFANGQIALTTQYVGEDVSLLDKFLAAVQEGVGAPGPQVFAVPHRGVIVHDGPYRRMPWIEATQTLNGSGANQRGKYKSAYMTKPFPGDQIGAIWSVLSDQCYKNAQALLQVDSYGGAVNAVPPGATAVAQRSSILKLQYQTYWTSPEDDDVNLSWIRNFYRSVYASTGGVPVADGPVTDGCFVNYCDSDLVDWPTLYYKQNYKKLVAVKNAWDPLNVFYHEQSIGSA, from the coding sequence ATGGGTGAGGTTTCCGGCGCCGAGTTTCCCGGCGCGACCGTCAAGCCGGGCGATCCGCGCTACGAAGCGCTGTCAACAGGGTTCAACCAGCGCTGGGTCGGGCGGCCCGATGCGATCCAATTGTGCGGCGATTCCGAGCAGGTCCGCGCCGCGGTGCAGCGAGCGCTCGACCAGAACCGGCGCGTCACCGTGCGCGGCGGCGGGCACTGTTATGAAGGGTTCGTCACCGATCCGCCTTACGGCGTGATCGTCGATCTGAGCCCGATGCACGAGGTGTACCGCGACGAGGCGATGGGCGGCGCGTACTGCGTCGAAGGCGGCTGCACGCTGTGGAACGTCTACACGGCGCTCTACAAAGAGTACGGCGTGACGATTCCCGGCGGATCGTGCTACTCCGTCGGTGCGGGCGGACACATCTGCGGCGGCGGGTACGGCTTGCTCTCGCGCAAGCACGGCCTCACGGTCGATCATCTTGTGGCGGTCGAAGTCGTCTGCGTCGACGCGAACCGGAAGGCCTCGCTCGTGCGCGCGCGCCGCGACGACGAGGATGGAGCGAAAAGCGAGCTGCTCTGGGCTCATACGGGTGGCGGCGGCGGAAACTTTGGTATCGTGACGCGCTACTGGTTCTCGCCGCAGCTGCCGCGAGCCCCGAAGACCGCGTACCTCAGCAGTGTCGCGTGGAACTGGGCGGGGTTCACGCAGGCGCAGTTCACGCGGCTGCTTCAGAACTACGGCGAATTCTTCGCGCAGCACAGCGCACCGGGCGATCGATATGAAGACCTGTTCGCGCTGCTGCACCTCTCGACGTTTGCGAACGGCCAGATCGCGCTGACGACGCAATACGTCGGCGAGGACGTTTCGCTGCTCGACAAGTTTCTCGCCGCGGTGCAGGAGGGCGTCGGCGCACCGGGGCCTCAGGTCTTCGCGGTGCCGCACCGCGGCGTGATCGTGCACGACGGGCCGTATCGCCGCATGCCGTGGATCGAAGCGACGCAGACGCTGAACGGCTCCGGCGCCAACCAGCGCGGCAAGTACAAGTCCGCCTACATGACCAAGCCGTTCCCGGGCGACCAGATCGGCGCGATCTGGAGCGTGTTGAGCGACCAGTGCTACAAGAACGCCCAAGCGCTGCTGCAGGTCGACTCGTACGGCGGCGCCGTGAACGCGGTTCCGCCCGGCGCGACCGCGGTCGCGCAGCGCTCGTCGATCCTCAAGCTGCAGTACCAGACGTACTGGACCTCGCCCGAAGACGACGACGTGAACCTCAGCTGGATTCGCAACTTCTACCGTTCCGTCTACGCGAGCACCGGCGGCGTCCCCGTCGCCGACGGACCGGTCACCGACGGCTGCTTCGTCAACTACTGCGACAGCGATCTCGTCGACTGGCCGACGCTGTACTACAAGCAGAACTACAAGAAGCTGGTCGCGGTGAAAAACGCCTGGGACCCGTTGAACGTGTTCTACCACGAGCAGTCGATCGGCTCGGCGTAA
- a CDS encoding DUF5069 domain-containing protein, translating into MTPLDLTQRPPRSPRAELDGIAFLPRAIDKCRAALPGGNLGSYINLDPEIVTWSSLFYRRLGITHDEFLAVVAAAGSEDEVAAWLRERIDDAKLAKWHAQLLGTRLCDIPEELRARVRARHPAAAAMPDTALMIDIFDADDAQLTGAGPR; encoded by the coding sequence ATGACGCCGCTCGACCTCACCCAGCGGCCGCCGCGCTCGCCGCGCGCCGAGCTGGACGGCATCGCATTCCTGCCGCGCGCGATCGACAAGTGCCGCGCCGCGCTCCCGGGCGGGAACCTGGGCTCGTACATCAACCTCGACCCGGAGATCGTGACCTGGAGCTCGCTCTTCTACCGCCGGCTGGGGATCACGCACGACGAGTTTCTCGCCGTCGTCGCCGCCGCCGGCTCCGAAGACGAGGTCGCCGCCTGGTTGCGCGAGCGGATCGACGACGCGAAGCTCGCGAAATGGCACGCGCAGCTGCTCGGAACGCGCTTGTGCGACATCCCCGAGGAGCTTCGAGCGCGCGTCCGCGCACGGCATCCGGCCGCGGCGGCGATGCCCGACACCGCGCTGATGATCGACATCTTCGACGCCGACGACGCGCAGCTCACCGGCGCCGGCCCGCGCTAA
- a CDS encoding S9 family peptidase: MLRARVAGLTLVAFACGIVPPIAPAEAAPKKLLDYHAYSAWRQISEVRLSRDGRRLAYAQVAAEADGELIVRDLGGTATFRAARGRAPEFTPAGRFVVYRIAAPVADVKAAVKAGKPDDQRPKDGLGFADVSDVANARATSVERVRSFTLAADGAMLAYLLEPSPSPSASPLPSPTARPSAIPSPSPHPAGSASPRASSSAAPAPKGPGKDATTSLAIQRLGAPGAATRIANVSAYAVSADGSRVAYVVQTKADESVHVRDAASGQDRTLAHGTAHLTALALSRDGARIAYLSDPDAYDEEVKKAENARAPYRLMVADVRTGEVTEALGAATRGVPPRTFASDAHTPEFDPAGRRLAVWTAAVPTPRPSSAPARVDLDFWYWRDGELPTQQRHEAEDKQHGTYLALYDVAARRFTQLADAAVPAVTLAKDAPYALGVSNVPYAKLVTYDDYYYDLYRVDVASGARTLLARKVEGGPPELSPGGKYVLGYDPIRRAWYTLRMRDGRKAWITDPRTVRAAVEDDDHPAPPPPYGSGGWTPGDTAVLVYDRYDVWRASPDGGSTVPLTRGAGRAAQRVYRVVRPHTDEPESAFVADRPVFEREPLLSVLDDRTKARGFATLSSLQPQAPRTTMMVDKSIGVPYRARDGGGLVFTEQRFDEFPDLWRAAAIPVGAARVSDANPQSAQYAWGHAKLIGYTNGRGEKLRAILITPDGFDLHRKYPMLVYVYEKMTPGLHTYVVPASGTLVNLARYANHGYVVLEPDITYRIGHTTASAVDCVGSAVKRVVGMGFVDPHRIGMAGHSYGGYEVNALVTHTNIFRAVESGASDSDLPSLYGGFWETGDVQQSYYERGQGRIGATPWGRPDLYVENSPLFFVNRVRAPYLRIQDDQDGAVPYGQGIEFFTALRRAGKEAYMFTFIGEGHGLTKQPNKDYWTVHLDEFFDHFLLGAPRPDWMNHNGSFEHRGERDVESMFTPATF; the protein is encoded by the coding sequence ATGCTGCGGGCTCGAGTCGCCGGGTTGACGCTCGTCGCGTTCGCGTGCGGGATCGTGCCACCGATCGCGCCGGCGGAGGCGGCGCCGAAAAAGCTGCTCGACTACCACGCGTACTCGGCCTGGCGGCAGATTAGCGAGGTGCGCCTCTCGCGTGACGGCCGCCGGCTGGCGTACGCGCAAGTCGCCGCCGAAGCCGACGGCGAGCTGATCGTGCGCGATCTCGGCGGCACCGCGACGTTCCGCGCCGCGCGCGGGCGCGCGCCGGAGTTCACGCCGGCCGGCCGGTTCGTCGTGTACCGCATCGCCGCGCCGGTCGCCGACGTCAAGGCCGCCGTAAAGGCCGGCAAGCCCGACGATCAGCGCCCGAAGGACGGTCTCGGCTTTGCCGACGTCTCCGACGTCGCGAACGCGCGCGCGACCAGCGTCGAGCGCGTTCGCTCGTTCACGCTGGCGGCGGACGGCGCGATGTTGGCGTATCTGCTCGAACCCTCGCCGTCGCCGTCCGCATCGCCGTTGCCGTCGCCCACCGCACGGCCGTCGGCAATCCCCTCTCCCTCGCCGCATCCGGCCGGATCGGCGTCACCGCGCGCGTCTTCGTCAGCCGCACCGGCGCCGAAAGGCCCGGGCAAGGACGCGACGACGTCGCTGGCGATTCAGCGGCTCGGCGCTCCGGGCGCCGCGACGCGCATCGCGAACGTCTCCGCGTACGCGGTCAGCGCCGACGGCTCGCGCGTCGCGTACGTCGTGCAGACCAAAGCCGACGAGAGCGTGCACGTGCGCGACGCGGCGAGCGGTCAGGATCGCACGCTCGCGCACGGCACCGCGCACCTCACCGCGCTTGCGCTCTCGCGCGACGGCGCGCGCATCGCCTACCTCAGCGACCCCGACGCCTACGACGAAGAGGTGAAGAAAGCCGAGAACGCGCGCGCGCCGTACCGTTTGATGGTCGCCGACGTGCGCACCGGCGAGGTGACCGAGGCGCTCGGCGCGGCGACCCGCGGCGTCCCGCCGCGCACGTTCGCGAGCGACGCGCACACGCCGGAGTTCGACCCCGCCGGCAGACGGCTCGCGGTGTGGACGGCCGCCGTTCCCACCCCGCGCCCGTCGTCGGCGCCGGCGCGCGTCGACCTCGACTTCTGGTACTGGCGCGACGGCGAGCTGCCGACGCAGCAGCGCCATGAAGCCGAGGACAAGCAGCACGGCACGTATCTCGCGCTGTACGACGTGGCCGCGCGGCGTTTCACCCAGCTCGCCGACGCCGCCGTTCCGGCCGTCACGCTCGCCAAAGATGCGCCGTACGCGCTCGGCGTGAGCAACGTTCCGTACGCGAAGCTGGTGACGTACGACGACTACTACTACGACCTCTACCGCGTCGACGTCGCGAGCGGCGCGCGCACCTTGCTCGCGCGCAAGGTGGAAGGCGGTCCGCCGGAGCTTTCGCCCGGCGGGAAGTACGTGCTCGGCTACGATCCGATCCGGCGCGCGTGGTACACGCTGCGCATGCGAGACGGGCGCAAGGCCTGGATCACCGATCCGCGCACGGTGCGCGCCGCGGTCGAGGACGACGACCACCCCGCCCCGCCGCCGCCGTACGGCAGCGGCGGCTGGACGCCCGGCGACACCGCGGTGCTCGTGTACGACCGCTACGACGTCTGGCGCGCCTCGCCCGACGGCGGCTCAACCGTTCCGCTGACGCGCGGAGCCGGTCGCGCCGCGCAGCGCGTCTACCGCGTCGTGCGGCCGCACACCGACGAGCCGGAGAGCGCGTTCGTCGCCGACCGGCCGGTGTTCGAGCGCGAGCCGCTGCTCTCGGTGCTCGACGACCGCACCAAAGCGCGGGGCTTCGCAACCCTCTCGTCGCTGCAGCCGCAGGCGCCGCGCACGACGATGATGGTCGACAAGAGCATCGGCGTGCCGTACCGCGCGCGCGACGGCGGCGGACTCGTCTTCACCGAGCAGCGTTTCGACGAGTTCCCCGATCTGTGGCGCGCCGCGGCGATTCCGGTCGGCGCGGCGCGCGTGAGCGACGCGAACCCGCAGTCCGCCCAGTACGCATGGGGGCATGCGAAGCTGATCGGCTACACCAACGGGCGCGGGGAGAAGCTGCGCGCGATCCTCATCACGCCGGACGGCTTCGACCTGCACCGCAAGTATCCGATGCTGGTCTACGTCTACGAGAAGATGACGCCGGGGCTGCACACCTACGTCGTGCCGGCCTCGGGAACGCTCGTGAACCTCGCGCGCTACGCCAACCACGGTTACGTCGTGCTCGAGCCCGACATCACGTACCGCATCGGCCACACCACCGCCAGTGCGGTCGACTGCGTCGGCTCGGCGGTGAAGCGCGTCGTCGGGATGGGCTTCGTCGACCCGCACCGGATCGGGATGGCAGGCCACAGCTACGGCGGCTACGAGGTGAACGCGCTCGTCACCCACACGAACATCTTCCGCGCCGTCGAGTCGGGCGCGTCGGACTCCGATCTGCCGAGCTTGTACGGCGGGTTCTGGGAGACGGGTGACGTGCAGCAGTCGTACTACGAGCGCGGCCAAGGCCGCATCGGCGCGACCCCGTGGGGACGGCCGGATCTGTACGTCGAGAACTCGCCGCTGTTCTTCGTGAACCGCGTGCGCGCGCCGTACCTGCGCATTCAAGACGACCAGGACGGCGCGGTTCCGTACGGCCAAGGCATCGAGTTCTTCACCGCGCTGCGCCGGGCCGGCAAGGAAGCCTACATGTTCACCTTCATCGGCGAAGGCCACGGGCTGACGAAGCAGCCGAACAAGGACTACTGGACCGTCCACCTCGACGAGTTCTTCGACCACTTCCTGCTCGGCGCGCCGCGGCCCGACTGGATGAACCACAACGGGAGCTTCGAGCACCGCGGCGAGCGCGACGTCGAGTCCATGTTCACGCCCGCGACGTTCTGA
- a CDS encoding thymidine kinase, whose protein sequence is MAKLYFRYSAMNAGKSTALLQVAHNYGEHGRAVWIYTSALDDRFGVGIVTSRLGPRRRATTFDDATDFYAEIAGAGEDLACVLVDEAQFLTPEQVRQLHRVAHVLGVPVICYGIRSDFLGEPFPGSAYLLTLADSVEELKTVCACGKKATMNVRIDERGKRITEGAQIAIEGDARYIQQCGACFYADALR, encoded by the coding sequence ATGGCGAAGCTCTATTTCCGGTACTCCGCGATGAACGCCGGCAAGTCGACCGCGCTGCTGCAGGTCGCGCACAACTACGGCGAGCACGGCCGGGCGGTGTGGATCTACACCTCCGCGCTCGACGATCGTTTCGGGGTCGGGATCGTCACCTCGCGGCTCGGACCGCGGCGCCGCGCGACCACGTTCGACGACGCGACCGATTTCTACGCGGAGATCGCCGGTGCCGGTGAGGATCTGGCCTGCGTGCTCGTCGACGAAGCGCAGTTTCTGACCCCGGAGCAAGTTCGCCAGCTCCACCGCGTCGCGCACGTGCTCGGCGTGCCGGTGATCTGCTACGGGATTCGCAGCGATTTCTTGGGCGAGCCGTTTCCGGGATCGGCATATCTGCTCACCCTCGCCGACAGCGTCGAGGAGCTCAAGACGGTCTGCGCGTGCGGGAAGAAAGCGACGATGAACGTGCGCATCGACGAGCGCGGCAAGCGGATCACCGAAGGCGCGCAGATCGCGATCGAAGGCGACGCGCGCTACATCCAGCAGTGCGGCGCGTGCTTCTACGCGGACGCGCTCCGTTGA
- a CDS encoding VOC family protein, with translation MTTSTAARNGAAVIGMDLAAYYTGDPQRAIAFYRDVIGITPTEIDEEGRGAEFTLPDGTTFGVWRPDEGPFVGGAVMFAVGDIDAAIKQLRERNVAISDPMTTPVCRMAFCQDPDGNPIIIHQRNVRD, from the coding sequence ATGACTACTTCAACCGCCGCGCGGAACGGCGCCGCCGTCATCGGGATGGACCTGGCCGCGTACTACACCGGCGATCCGCAGCGCGCGATCGCGTTCTACCGCGACGTCATCGGGATCACGCCGACCGAGATCGACGAGGAAGGGCGCGGCGCCGAGTTCACCCTCCCCGACGGCACGACGTTCGGTGTGTGGCGGCCGGACGAAGGACCGTTCGTCGGCGGCGCGGTGATGTTCGCCGTCGGCGACATCGACGCGGCGATCAAACAGCTCCGCGAGCGCAACGTCGCGATCAGCGATCCGATGACGACGCCGGTCTGCCGGATGGCGTTCTGCCAAGACCCCGACGGAAACCCGATCATCATCCACCAGCGCAACGTGCGCGACTAG
- a CDS encoding nuclear transport factor 2 family protein, producing MVRDDEAVAQVQAAYQDFQRGDIASLLSRFSDEVTWYTPGEGSAIPFAGPRRGKAEVAKFFESLGATIEFHAFDVDEYVAQGNVVVALGRWDATVLGTDVRIADGFAMVFRLREDKIADFREYSDSRRLAEALASLKK from the coding sequence ATGGTACGAGACGACGAGGCGGTCGCGCAGGTCCAGGCTGCCTACCAGGACTTCCAGCGCGGCGACATCGCCTCGCTGCTGTCCCGCTTCAGCGACGAGGTCACCTGGTACACGCCGGGCGAGGGCAGCGCGATCCCGTTCGCCGGACCGCGGCGCGGCAAGGCCGAAGTGGCGAAATTCTTCGAGAGCCTGGGCGCGACGATCGAGTTCCACGCGTTCGACGTCGACGAGTACGTCGCGCAAGGAAACGTCGTCGTGGCGCTCGGCCGCTGGGACGCGACGGTTCTCGGAACGGACGTTCGCATCGCCGATGGCTTTGCGATGGTGTTTCGCCTGCGCGAAGACAAGATCGCCGATTTCCGCGAGTACAGCGATTCCCGCCGGCTCGCCGAAGCGCTCGCCTCGCTGAAGAAATGA
- a CDS encoding methyltransferase, translating into MTRAVGGAPARVPQAPSPAAILELLAGRWVCGAVAAAARLGVADALASGARSSDELAVALCAHAPSLHRLLRALASLGLLQTLADGRFALTSLGEYLRSDVPGSMLPLAQIFALEEHGTSWTTLAYSVASGESAFEHLYGRPLWDYLDGDAELNRTFSDAMTALMWSAAPQIAEHLALDEGCTVADVGGAAGTVLAAILERHPHVRGILYDRPASIEAARRTAPAIVLERAQLVAGDFMRSVPAADVLVLSHVLHDWSDADAGMLLANCRRALAPHGRLVVWECVIEPGDAPDFGKLMDLEMLVLTSGRERTRAEFARLFARAGLELVSVTPLAGGALLQGRSCRR; encoded by the coding sequence ATGACCCGCGCCGTCGGCGGCGCGCCGGCGCGGGTGCCGCAAGCGCCGTCGCCGGCGGCGATTCTGGAGCTGCTCGCCGGCCGCTGGGTGTGCGGCGCGGTGGCGGCCGCGGCGCGGCTCGGCGTCGCCGACGCGCTGGCCAGCGGCGCCCGCTCGAGCGACGAGCTGGCCGTCGCGCTTTGCGCGCACGCGCCGTCGCTGCACCGGCTGCTGCGCGCGCTCGCGAGCCTGGGGCTGTTGCAAACGCTCGCCGACGGGCGTTTCGCGCTGACCTCGCTCGGTGAGTACCTGCGCAGCGACGTGCCCGGCTCGATGCTGCCGCTGGCGCAAATCTTCGCGTTGGAAGAGCACGGGACGTCGTGGACGACGCTCGCGTACAGCGTCGCGAGCGGCGAGTCGGCGTTCGAGCACCTCTACGGCCGCCCGCTGTGGGATTACCTCGACGGCGACGCCGAGCTGAACCGAACGTTCAGCGACGCGATGACCGCACTGATGTGGAGCGCGGCGCCGCAGATCGCCGAGCACCTCGCGCTCGACGAAGGATGCACGGTGGCCGACGTCGGCGGCGCGGCGGGGACGGTCCTTGCCGCGATCCTCGAACGCCATCCGCACGTGCGCGGAATCCTGTACGACCGGCCGGCGTCGATCGAGGCCGCGCGCCGGACCGCGCCGGCGATCGTGCTCGAGCGCGCGCAGCTCGTGGCCGGCGACTTCATGCGCAGCGTTCCGGCGGCCGACGTGCTGGTGCTTTCGCACGTTCTGCACGACTGGAGCGACGCCGACGCCGGAATGCTGCTCGCGAACTGCCGCCGCGCGCTGGCGCCGCACGGACGGCTCGTCGTATGGGAGTGCGTGATCGAGCCCGGCGACGCGCCGGACTTCGGCAAGCTCATGGACTTGGAGATGCTGGTGCTGACGTCGGGCCGCGAGCGCACGCGCGCCGAGTTCGCGCGGCTGTTCGCGCGCGCCGGGCTCGAGCTGGTCTCGGTGACGCCGCTCGCCGGCGGCGCGCTGCTTCAAGGCCGCTCATGCCGCAGGTAA
- a CDS encoding SDR family NAD(P)-dependent oxidoreductase, translating to MNASQRQAVVVTGASSGIGAAAALLLAQEGFVAFAGVRNDADAVRADALHANVRALRLDVTDRATIDAAAAHVAQLGYRLRGVVANAGIAVAGPLEFLPVGEVRRQFEVNVFGALEVAQAFLPQLRASYGRLVFVGSISGRLAVPFIAPYSASKFALRALADALRVELAPAGIAVSLIEPGSVKTPIWQKGRDARAELEARLGPGARERYGAQIDAVYAQTVREERAGMPVEQVARAIAQALTARKPRARYVVGGNARAGSIVALLPPRLRDRVLRASLKLPATAPPPACGGVHEPGER from the coding sequence GTGAACGCATCCCAGCGCCAGGCGGTCGTCGTCACCGGCGCCTCGAGCGGGATCGGTGCGGCGGCGGCGCTGCTGCTCGCGCAAGAAGGCTTCGTCGCGTTCGCGGGCGTGCGCAACGACGCCGACGCGGTGCGCGCCGATGCGCTGCACGCGAACGTCCGCGCGCTGCGGCTCGACGTCACCGACCGCGCGACGATCGACGCGGCCGCGGCGCACGTCGCGCAGCTCGGCTATCGGTTGCGCGGCGTCGTCGCGAACGCCGGGATCGCGGTCGCGGGCCCGCTGGAGTTTCTGCCAGTCGGCGAAGTGCGGCGCCAGTTCGAGGTCAACGTGTTCGGCGCGCTCGAGGTCGCGCAGGCGTTTCTGCCGCAGCTGCGCGCGTCCTACGGGCGGCTGGTGTTCGTCGGCTCGATCTCGGGCCGGCTCGCGGTCCCGTTCATCGCGCCGTACAGCGCCTCGAAGTTCGCGTTGCGCGCGCTCGCGGACGCGCTGCGCGTCGAGCTGGCGCCGGCGGGGATCGCCGTTTCGCTGATCGAGCCCGGCTCGGTGAAGACGCCGATCTGGCAGAAAGGCCGCGACGCGCGCGCGGAGCTCGAAGCGCGGCTCGGCCCGGGCGCGCGCGAGCGCTACGGCGCGCAGATCGACGCCGTCTACGCGCAGACGGTGCGCGAAGAGCGCGCCGGGATGCCGGTCGAGCAGGTCGCGCGCGCGATCGCGCAAGCGCTGACGGCGCGCAAGCCGCGCGCGCGGTACGTCGTCGGCGGCAACGCGCGCGCCGGGAGCATCGTCGCGCTGCTCCCGCCGAGGTTGCGCGACCGCGTCTTGCGCGCGTCGCTGAAGCTGCCCGCGACCGCACCGCCGCCGGCGTGCGGAGGAGTGCACGAGCCGGGCGAGCGATAA